The following coding sequences lie in one Streptomyces sp. NBC_00510 genomic window:
- a CDS encoding MMPL family transporter, with protein MTSLPRAVRWLLPVVMLVAWLGVGGTLGPYAGRLGEVSTNDQAAFLPRSAESTKAVAERTAFNRNGTVPAIVVWTAERGRVTDAQQQAATAALASLAGTEGVTGRPSPALRSDDGRALQGVVQLRPDLGRDVGDAVGRIQDTAARVAGTTAHVAGPAASQADLGEAFAGIDGLLLFTALGVVLAILLLVYRALLLPLVIIVGSVFSLGLACGVVYVLADHGVVRVDGQVQGILSILVIGAATDYALLLAARFREELALHGDRFAAMRAALRRSAGAIVASAATVALGLLALLASDLTNNRALGPVGAVGIVCAVASSLTFLPAALLLLGRAAYWPARPRDRRPEGEGVWRRIAALVDRAPRRVWAASLALLVGCAAFSPALTARGVPLDEIFVHQAPSVTAQRALGEHFPGGAGNPAVVIAEADRLDPVTRAAAGTDGVDSVAPLTAAGRPGGGEPLVAGGRVLLEVTLKDAADSDAAKATVQRLRTAVHAVPGADAVVGGYTAQQLDTQRTAERDRTLVVPVVLAIILVILAALLRSLLLPLLMVATVALNFAATLGVSALVFRHAFGFSATDASVPLYGFVFLVALGVDYNIFLMTRVREETLRHGTRQGVLRGLTATGGVITSAGVVLAATFAALGVIPLAFLAQIAFIVAFGVLLDTLLVRSLLLPALVRDIGPKVWWPGAAARGGDEPPAPDGAAAPRRVAERQTT; from the coding sequence ATGACATCCCTGCCGCGTGCCGTCCGATGGCTGCTGCCCGTGGTGATGCTGGTCGCCTGGCTGGGCGTCGGGGGCACCCTCGGCCCCTACGCGGGCAGGCTCGGCGAGGTCTCCACCAACGACCAGGCGGCCTTCCTGCCGCGCAGTGCCGAATCGACGAAGGCCGTCGCCGAACGGACGGCCTTCAACCGGAACGGGACCGTACCGGCGATCGTCGTCTGGACCGCCGAACGCGGCCGCGTGACCGACGCCCAGCAGCAGGCCGCCACGGCGGCGCTGGCCTCGCTCGCCGGCACCGAGGGGGTCACCGGGCGCCCCTCCCCCGCGCTGCGCTCCGACGACGGCAGGGCCCTGCAGGGCGTCGTGCAGCTCCGCCCCGACCTCGGACGGGACGTCGGGGACGCCGTCGGCCGGATCCAGGACACCGCGGCCCGGGTCGCGGGGACCACCGCCCATGTCGCCGGGCCCGCGGCCTCGCAGGCCGACCTGGGCGAGGCCTTCGCGGGCATCGACGGACTGCTGCTGTTCACCGCGCTCGGCGTCGTGCTGGCGATCCTGCTGCTGGTCTACCGCGCGCTGCTGCTGCCCCTGGTCATCATCGTCGGCTCGGTCTTCTCGCTCGGCCTGGCCTGCGGGGTGGTGTACGTGCTGGCCGACCACGGCGTCGTCCGGGTCGACGGCCAGGTCCAGGGCATCCTGTCGATCCTCGTCATCGGCGCGGCCACCGACTACGCCCTGCTGCTCGCGGCCCGCTTCCGGGAGGAACTCGCGCTCCACGGCGACCGGTTCGCGGCGATGCGCGCCGCGCTGCGCCGCTCGGCCGGGGCGATCGTGGCGAGCGCGGCCACCGTGGCCCTCGGCCTGCTCGCCCTGCTGGCCAGCGACCTCACCAACAACCGGGCCCTGGGCCCGGTCGGCGCCGTCGGCATCGTCTGCGCCGTCGCGAGCAGCCTGACCTTCCTGCCCGCGGCGCTGCTGCTGCTCGGCCGGGCCGCCTACTGGCCCGCCCGGCCCCGGGACAGGCGTCCGGAGGGGGAGGGCGTGTGGCGGAGGATCGCGGCCCTCGTGGACCGCGCGCCGCGCCGGGTGTGGGCCGCGAGCCTGGCGCTGCTGGTGGGCTGTGCCGCCTTCTCCCCCGCGCTGACCGCCCGGGGGGTGCCGCTGGACGAGATCTTCGTCCACCAGGCGCCCTCGGTGACCGCCCAGCGCGCCCTCGGCGAGCACTTCCCCGGAGGTGCGGGGAACCCCGCCGTGGTCATCGCGGAGGCGGACCGGCTCGACCCGGTCACCCGGGCCGCGGCCGGCACCGACGGCGTCGACTCCGTCGCCCCGCTCACCGCCGCCGGCCGGCCCGGCGGGGGCGAGCCGCTCGTCGCCGGCGGCCGGGTCCTGCTGGAGGTGACGCTGAAGGACGCCGCCGACAGCGACGCCGCCAAGGCCACGGTGCAGCGGCTGCGCACGGCCGTGCACGCGGTACCCGGCGCGGACGCGGTGGTCGGCGGCTACACGGCCCAGCAGCTGGACACCCAGCGGACCGCGGAGCGCGACCGCACGCTCGTCGTCCCCGTCGTCCTCGCGATCATCCTGGTGATCCTGGCCGCCCTGCTGCGCAGCCTGCTGCTGCCGCTGCTCATGGTCGCCACGGTGGCGCTCAACTTCGCCGCCACCCTGGGCGTGTCGGCGCTGGTCTTCCGCCATGCGTTCGGCTTCTCGGCGACGGACGCCTCGGTGCCGCTGTACGGCTTCGTCTTCCTGGTCGCCCTCGGGGTGGACTACAACATCTTCCTGATGACGCGGGTCCGCGAGGAGACGCTGCGTCACGGCACGCGGCAGGGCGTCCTGCGCGGGCTGACCGCCACCGGAGGGGTGATCACCTCGGCGGGCGTGGTGCTCGCCGCCACCTTCGCGGCGCTCGGCGTGATCCCCCTGGCCTTCCTGGCGCAGATCGCCTTCATCGTGGCCTTCGGGGTGCTGCTGGACACCCTGCTGGTGCGCTCGCTGCTGCTGCCCGCGCTGGTAAGGGACATCGGCCCGAAGGTGTGGTGGCCGGGCGCCGCGGCGCGCGGGGGCGACGAGCCGCCGGCGCCGGACGGCGCCGCGGCACCGCGGCGGGTGGCGGAGCGTCAGACGACCTGA
- a CDS encoding MarR family transcriptional regulator, producing the protein MPDNFQDESPTGLQAFAVQLRRMNSEFNRIAQDFAQSQKLHHTDVQALVAILDGDGHGGAMTPGLLRERLNLTSGAVTACLDRLERAGHVRRTRDAADRRVVHLHYAPRGMEVAREFFRPLARGTDAARARFTEDELVVVMRFLAAMNDELTALRAPVPD; encoded by the coding sequence GTGCCCGACAACTTCCAGGACGAGTCCCCGACCGGGCTGCAGGCCTTCGCCGTGCAGCTGCGCAGGATGAACAGCGAGTTCAACCGCATCGCGCAGGACTTCGCGCAGAGCCAGAAGCTGCACCACACCGACGTGCAGGCGCTGGTCGCGATCCTGGACGGCGACGGCCACGGCGGGGCCATGACCCCCGGTCTGCTGCGCGAACGCCTCAATCTGACCTCCGGTGCCGTCACCGCCTGCCTGGACCGGCTGGAACGCGCCGGCCACGTCCGCCGCACCCGCGACGCCGCCGACCGCCGCGTGGTCCATCTGCACTACGCCCCGCGGGGGATGGAGGTGGCGCGGGAGTTCTTCCGCCCGCTCGCCCGGGGCACCGACGCGGCGCGCGCCCGCTTCACCGAGGACGAACTCGTCGTCGTGATGCGCTTCCTGGCCGCGATGAACGACGAGCTGACCGCCCTGCGGGCCCCCGTCCCGGACTGA
- a CDS encoding SDR family oxidoreductase: MSLTCLVTGATGYIGGRLVPELLEAGHRVRCLARTPGKLRDHPWSGEVEVVRGDVTDPDSVRAAMEGVDVAYYLVHALGSGGDFERTDREAAEVFGSRAKAAGVRRIVYLGGLTPAGVPERELSPHLRSRAEVGRVLLASGVPTAALRAAVIIGSGSASFEMLRYLTERLPVMVTPRWVGTRIQPIAVRDVLRYLVGCATLPPEVSRAFDIGGPDVLTYRAMMLEYAEVAGLPHRLIVPVPVLTPRLSSHWVGLVTPVPAGIARPLTESLRYEVVCHDRDIAAWVPDPPEGMIGVEAALRLALQRIREANVVTRWSSASVPGAPSDPLPTDPDWAGGSLYTDRRTRIVDASPEALWRVIEGIGGDNGWYSFPLAWAVRGWLDRFVGGVGLRRGRRDATHLRVGDSLDFWRVEEIEPGRLLRLRAEMRLPGLAWLELTSGRDGTGRTVYGQRALFHPRGLAGHAYWWSVSPFHSVVFGGMARNIAAAARAGAAGP, encoded by the coding sequence ATGAGCCTCACCTGCCTGGTGACGGGCGCGACCGGCTACATCGGCGGCCGGCTCGTCCCCGAACTGCTGGAGGCCGGGCACCGAGTGCGCTGCCTGGCCCGTACGCCCGGCAAGCTGCGCGACCACCCGTGGTCGGGCGAGGTGGAGGTCGTCCGGGGCGACGTCACCGACCCCGACTCGGTGCGGGCGGCCATGGAGGGCGTGGACGTCGCGTACTACCTCGTCCACGCCCTGGGCAGCGGAGGGGACTTCGAGCGGACCGACCGGGAGGCCGCGGAGGTCTTCGGGTCCCGGGCGAAGGCCGCGGGCGTGCGGCGGATCGTGTACCTGGGCGGTCTGACCCCCGCCGGGGTGCCCGAACGGGAGCTGTCGCCGCACCTGCGCTCACGCGCCGAGGTGGGCCGGGTGCTGCTCGCCTCCGGAGTGCCGACGGCGGCGCTGCGGGCGGCGGTGATCATCGGCTCCGGCTCGGCCTCCTTCGAGATGCTGCGCTACCTCACGGAACGGCTGCCGGTGATGGTCACCCCGCGCTGGGTGGGCACCCGGATCCAGCCGATCGCCGTACGGGACGTGCTGCGCTACCTCGTGGGCTGCGCCACGCTGCCGCCCGAGGTGAGCCGCGCCTTCGACATCGGCGGCCCGGACGTGCTCACCTACCGCGCCATGATGCTGGAGTACGCCGAGGTGGCGGGGCTGCCGCACCGGCTGATCGTGCCGGTGCCGGTGCTGACGCCGCGTCTGTCGAGCCACTGGGTGGGGCTGGTGACCCCGGTGCCGGCGGGCATCGCGCGGCCCCTGACGGAGTCGCTGCGGTACGAGGTGGTCTGCCACGACCGCGACATCGCCGCGTGGGTGCCGGACCCGCCCGAGGGCATGATCGGCGTCGAGGCGGCGCTGCGGCTGGCGCTGCAGCGCATCCGCGAGGCGAACGTGGTCACCCGCTGGTCCTCGGCCTCCGTGCCCGGCGCGCCGAGCGACCCGCTGCCGACGGACCCTGACTGGGCGGGCGGCTCCCTCTACACCGACCGCCGGACACGGATCGTGGACGCCTCGCCCGAGGCGCTGTGGCGGGTCATCGAGGGCATCGGCGGCGACAACGGCTGGTACTCCTTCCCGCTGGCCTGGGCCGTGCGCGGCTGGCTCGACCGCTTCGTGGGCGGGGTCGGGCTGCGCCGGGGCCGCCGGGACGCGACGCACCTGCGGGTGGGCGACTCGCTGGACTTCTGGCGGGTGGAGGAGATCGAGCCGGGCCGGCTGCTGCGGTTGCGCGCCGAGATGCGGCTGCCGGGCCTGGCCTGGCTGGAGCTGACGTCCGGACGGGACGGTACCGGGCGCACCGTCTACGGGCAGCGCGCGCTGTTCCATCCGCGCGGGCTGGCGGGGCACGCGTACTGGTGGAGCGTCTCGCCGTTCCACTCCGTGGTCTTCGGCGGCATGGCGCGCAACATAGCCGCCGCGGCCCGGGCGGGCGCGGCAGGGCCGTAG
- a CDS encoding alpha/beta hydrolase, whose amino-acid sequence MTYGDEAGGGTPRPALVPYELPQRPRAAVLVLHGGRAEGLEPPPPWNLPGARMRPFVRAIGRATAGHAVALAGVRYRHRGWNGGREDAARDALRALEALRQRAGEVPVVLVGHSMGGRAALRVAGHPLVGAVVGLAPWCPEDEPVGHLAGRRLVLLHGDRDRVTDPAGSLTLADRARAAGAQACHLVVPGGDHAMLRGAGTWHALTARLVAGLLRLRPLPPEVAGALTAPGTEGAR is encoded by the coding sequence ATGACGTACGGTGACGAAGCGGGCGGCGGTACGCCACGTCCGGCGCTGGTCCCGTACGAGCTGCCCCAGCGGCCGCGCGCCGCCGTCCTGGTGCTGCACGGCGGCCGTGCGGAGGGCCTGGAACCGCCCCCGCCGTGGAATCTGCCGGGGGCCCGGATGCGTCCCTTCGTCCGTGCGATCGGCCGGGCCACCGCCGGGCACGCGGTGGCGCTGGCCGGGGTCCGCTACCGGCACCGCGGCTGGAACGGCGGGCGGGAGGACGCGGCGCGGGACGCCCTGCGGGCGCTGGAGGCACTGCGGCAACGCGCCGGGGAGGTGCCCGTGGTGCTGGTGGGGCACTCGATGGGCGGCCGGGCGGCGCTGCGCGTGGCCGGTCATCCGCTGGTGGGCGCGGTCGTGGGGCTGGCGCCGTGGTGTCCCGAGGACGAGCCGGTGGGGCATCTGGCGGGGCGCCGTCTGGTGCTGCTGCACGGCGACCGGGACCGGGTCACCGATCCGGCCGGCTCGCTGACCCTGGCGGACCGGGCGCGGGCGGCGGGCGCCCAGGCCTGTCACCTGGTGGTGCCGGGCGGCGACCACGCGATGCTGCGCGGTGCCGGGACCTGGCACGCCCTGACGGCGCGCCTGGTCGCCGGGCTGCTGCGGCTGCGTCCGCTGCCGCCGGAGGTGGCGGGCGCGCTGACCGCCCCGGGAACGGAGGGAGCGCGATGA
- a CDS encoding FAD-dependent oxidoreductase, with product MTEARRRVAVVGSGVAGLTAAYLLQRHCDVSLFEADDRLGGHAHTHDVPSCDGRVTAVDTGFIVHNERTYPTLLRIFAELGVPTQESEMSMSVRCEGCGLEYAGARGPSGIFAQPRNALRPAYLRMLAEVPRFHRLARRLLAEGGSDDTTTLGEFLGAGEFSAYFTAHFTTPLVACVWSCSPRTAAHYPAVYLFRFLDHHGMLSVGGSPTWRTVTGGSRVYVERIVKRLTAIRTATPVRALRRHADGADVVTDDGETETYDAVVVATHPDQALRLLADPTAEERRVLGAIPYSSNPTLLHTDTTLLPRSRGARASWNYLMPTCAPDPGGVRVSYDMNRLQRLDTPERYVVTLGEEERVDPARVLARMVYEHPVYTPASLAARRRLPALATPVTAFAGAYHGWGFHEDGCRSGAEAARHLGARW from the coding sequence GTGACCGAAGCAAGGCGAAGGGTGGCCGTCGTGGGCAGCGGCGTCGCCGGGCTCACCGCCGCCTACCTGCTGCAACGGCACTGCGACGTGTCGCTGTTCGAGGCCGACGACCGGCTCGGCGGGCACGCCCACACACACGACGTACCCTCCTGCGACGGCCGGGTGACCGCCGTCGACACCGGCTTCATCGTCCACAACGAGCGCACCTACCCCACCCTGCTGAGGATCTTCGCCGAACTCGGCGTCCCCACGCAGGAGTCCGAGATGAGCATGTCCGTGCGCTGCGAGGGCTGCGGCCTGGAGTACGCGGGCGCGCGTGGCCCCTCGGGGATCTTCGCGCAACCGCGCAACGCGCTGCGCCCGGCCTATCTGCGTATGCTGGCCGAAGTGCCCCGATTCCACCGCCTGGCCCGGCGGCTGCTCGCGGAGGGCGGTTCCGACGACACCACCACGCTGGGGGAGTTCCTCGGCGCGGGGGAGTTCTCGGCGTACTTCACGGCCCACTTCACGACCCCGCTGGTGGCCTGCGTCTGGTCCTGCTCGCCGCGGACCGCGGCGCACTACCCGGCGGTCTACCTCTTCCGGTTCCTCGACCACCACGGGATGCTCTCGGTGGGCGGCTCACCCACCTGGCGGACCGTCACCGGCGGATCACGCGTCTACGTCGAGCGCATCGTCAAACGGCTCACCGCGATCCGTACCGCCACCCCCGTACGCGCCCTGCGCCGGCACGCCGACGGCGCCGACGTCGTCACGGACGACGGGGAGACCGAGACGTACGACGCGGTGGTCGTCGCCACCCACCCCGACCAGGCACTACGGCTGCTCGCCGACCCCACCGCGGAGGAGCGCCGGGTGCTCGGCGCCATCCCGTACTCCAGCAACCCGACGCTGCTGCACACCGACACCACGCTGCTGCCCCGCAGCCGCGGCGCCCGCGCCTCGTGGAACTACCTCATGCCCACCTGCGCCCCCGACCCCGGCGGGGTCCGCGTCAGCTACGACATGAACCGCCTCCAGCGGCTGGACACCCCCGAGCGCTACGTCGTCACCCTCGGCGAAGAGGAACGCGTCGACCCCGCCCGGGTGCTCGCCCGCATGGTGTACGAACACCCCGTCTACACCCCCGCGTCGCTGGCCGCGCGACGGCGGCTGCCGGCCCTCGCGACCCCCGTCACCGCCTTCGCCGGGGCGTACCACGGCTGGGGCTTCCACGAGGACGGCTGCCGCTCCGGCGCCGAGGCCGCCCGCCACCTGGGGGCGCGATGGTGA